In one Oncorhynchus masou masou isolate Uvic2021 chromosome 23, UVic_Omas_1.1, whole genome shotgun sequence genomic region, the following are encoded:
- the LOC135510372 gene encoding FACT complex subunit SPT16-like — protein MAVNLDKEAYYRRIKRLYGNWKKGEDEFGKVDAMVVSVGVDEEIVYAKSTALQTWLFGYELTDTIMVFCESKIIFLASKKKVEFLKQVAVTKGNENANGVPPITLLIREKNESNKVNFEKMVEAIRASREGKTVGVFSKDKFPGEYMKSWNDMITAEGLEKVDISAVVAYTIAVKEDGELALMRKAAAVTSDVYSKFFKERVMEIVDADEKVRHSKLAESVEKAIEEKKYLGGADPSTVEMCYPPIIQSGGNYSLKFSVVSDKNHMHFGAITCAMGIRYKSYCSNLVRTLMVDPPQEMQDNYSFLLQVEEELLKELKHGIKICDVYNAVLDYVKKEKPDLAAKFTKNLGFAMGIEFREGSLVLNSKNQYKLKKGMVLSISLGFADLVNKEGKKEEQKKYALFIGDSVQINEDDPATVLTPVKKKIKNVGIFLKNDEEEDDEEDADDAEELLGKGARGQALLQDRTRNEMTAEEKRRAHQKELANQVNEEAKRRLTEQKGEQQVQKSRKSNVSYKNGSQMPREKDIRDMKIFIDKKYETVVMPVFGIATPFHIATIKNISSSVEGDWTYLRINFYVPGSSLGRNEGNIFPNPDATFVKEITYRASNLKAPGDPTVPSTNLQNAFRIIKEVQKRYKTREAEEKEKEGIVKQDSLVINLNRSNPKLKDLYIRPNIAQKRMQGSLEAHTNGFRFTSVRGDKVDILYNNIKHSLFQPCDGEMIIVLHFHLKNAIMFGKKRHTDVQFYTEVGEITTDLGKHQHMHDRDDLYAEQMEREMRHKLKSAFKNFIEKVETLTKEELEFEVPFRDLGFQGAPYRSTCLLQPTSSSLCNTTEWPPFVVTLDEVELVHFERVQFHLKNFDVVIVYKDYSKKVTMINAVPVNSLDPIKEWLNSCDIKYTEGVQSLNWTKIMKTIVDDPEGFFEQGGWSFLDPESEGEGAEDDSESGEDETFNPSADESEAEEEDSDEDYDSESEDSGNDYSASLGSEEESGKDWDELEEEARKADKESHYEDAEETSSAKRKGRSSAPPPSAKKKRRH, from the exons AAAGGAGAAGATGAGTTTGGCAAAGTGGATGCCATGGTGGTCTCTGTCGGGGTGGACGAAGAGATAGTGTATGCCAAATCCACTGCCCTGCAG ACATGGCTGTTTGGTTATGAGCTGACAGACACCATCATGGTGTTCTGTGAGTCTAAGATCATCTTCCTGGCCAGCAAAAAGAAGGTGGAGTTCCTTAAACAGGTGGCTGTAACCAAGGGCAATGAGAACGCCAACGGCGTTCCACCAATCACACTGCTCATCAGGGAAAAG aACGAGAGCAACAAGGTTAACTTTGAGAAGATGGTGGAGGCGATCAGGGCCAGTAGGGAGGGCAAGACTGTGGGTGTGTTCAGCAAGGACAAGTTCCCCGGCGAGTACATGAAGAGCTGGAATGACATGATCACTGCCGAGGGCCTGGAGAAG GTGGACATCAGTGCGGTGGTGGCCTACACCATTGCCGTGAAGGAGGATGGGGAACTGGCTCTGATGAGGAAGGCTGCTGCCGTCACCAGCGACGTCTACTCCAAGTTCTTCAAGGAGCGGGTCATGGAGATCGTGGACGCAGACGAG AAGGTGCGCCACAGTAAGCTGGCTGAGTCTGTGGAGAAGGCAATCGAGGAGAAGAAGTATCTGGGGGGAGCAGACCCCTCCACGGTCGAGATGTGTTACCCCCCCATTATTCAGAGTGGGGGCAACTACAGCCTCAAGTTCAGCGTCGTCAG CGATAAGAACCACATGCACTTTGGGGCCATCACCTGTGCCATGGGGATCCGCTACAAATCGTACTGCTCCAACCTGGTCCGGACCCTGATGGTGGACCCCCCACAGGAGATGCAGGACAACTACAGCTTCCTACTGCAGGTGGAAGAGGAACTACTCAAAGAGCTCAAACACG GTATAAAGATCTGCGACGTGTACAATGCCGTGTTGGACTACGTCAAGAAGGAGAAGCCTGACCTGGCGGCCAAATTCACCAAGAACctagg ATTTGCCATGGGGATAGAGTTCAGAGAGGGTTCCCTGGTCCTGAACAGTAAGAACCAGTACAAACTGAAGAAAG GCATGGTACTGAGCATCAGCTTGGGGTTCGCTGACCTGGTGAATAAGGAGGGGAAGAAGGAGGAGCAGAAGAAATACGCCCTGTTCATAGGAGACTCTGTACAGATCAACgag GATGATCCAGCGACAGTTCTCACTCCGGTCAAGAAGAAGATAAAGAACGTCGGAATCTTCCTAAAG AACgatgaggaggaagatgatgaGGAAGATGCTGACGATGCAGAGGAACTACTGGGGAAGGGAGCGCGTGGACAAGCTTTACTCCAGGACAGGActagg AACGAGATGACGGCAGAGGAGAAGAGGCGGGCTCACCAGAAGGAACTGGCCAATCAGGTGAACGAGGAGGCCAAGAGACGTCTGACAGAACAGAAAGGAGAGCAACAGGTCCAGAA GTCCAGAAAGTCCAATGTCTCCTACAAGAACGGCTCTCAGATGCCTCGAGAGAAAGATATTCGAGACATGAAGATTTTCATCGACAAGAAATATGAGACTGTTGTTATGCCTGTCTTCGGTATCGCCACCCCTTTCCATATCGCTACCATCAAG aaCATCAGTTCGTCGGTGGAAGGAGACTGGACGTACCTGAGGATAAACTTCTATGTTCCCGGCAGCTCTCTGGGACGCAACGAGGGCAACATCTTCCCCAACCCTGATGCCACCTTTGTCAAAGAAAT TACGTACCGGGCGTCGAACCTCAAGGCGCCTGGCGACCCAACAGTCCCGTCCACTAACCTCCAGAACGCCTTCCGCATCATCAAGGAGGTGCAGAAGCGCTACAAGACCCGGGAggctgaggagaaggagaaggagggcaTCGTCAAGCAGGACTCGCTGGTCATCAACCTGAACCGCTCCAACCCCAAACTCAAAGACCTCTACATCAGGCCCAACATCGCCCAGAAGAGGATGCAGGGGTCGCTGGAGGCCCATACCAACG gTTTCCGTTTCACGTCCGTCCGTGGGGACAAAGTGGACATTCTCTACAACAACATTAAACACTCCCTCTTCCAGCCCTGTGACGGAGAAATGATCATCGTACTGCACTTCCACCTCAAG AACGCCATCATGTTTGGTAAGAAGCGTCACACAGACGTGCAGTTCTACACAGAG GTGGGTGAGATCACCACAGACCTGGGCAAGCACCAGCACATGCACGACCGCGACGACCTGTACGCCGagcagatggagagggagatgaggcaCAAGCTCAAGTCTGCCTTCAAGAACTTCATCGAGAAGGTGGAGACCCTCACCAAGGAGGAGCTGGAGTTCGAAGTGCCCTTCCGAGACCTCGG gTTCCAGGGCGCCCCCTACAGGAGTACCTGTCTGTTGCAGCCCACCTCCAGTTCCCTGTGTAACACCACTGAGTGG ccTCCGTTCGTGGTGACTCTGGATGAGGTCGAGCTGGTTCATTTTGAGCGTGTTCAGTTCCACCTGAAGAACTTTGACGTGGTCATCGTCTACAAGGACTACAGCAAGAAGGTCACCATGATCAACGCCGTGCCCGTCAACTCACTGGACCCCATCAAGGAGTGGCTCAA ttccTGTGATATCAAGTACACAGAGGGGGTCCAGTCTCTGAACTGGACTAAGATCATGAAGACTATAGTGGATGATCCAGAGGGCTTCTTTGAACAGGGGGGCTGGTCATTCTTAGACCCAGAgagcgag GGGGAAGGAGCAGAGGATGACTCTGAGTCGGGGGAAGACGAGACATTTAACCCCTCGGCAGACGAGAGTGAGGCAGAGGAGGAAGACAGTGATGAAGATTATGACTCGGAGAGCGAGGACTCCGGTAATG ACTACAGTGCGTCGCTGGGCAGTGAAGAGGAGAGCGGTAAAGACTGGGATGAGTTGGAAGAGGAGGCCAGGAAAG CCGACAAAGAGTCTCACTATGAGGACGCGGAGGAGACCTCGTCGGCTAAGCGGAAGGGTCGCTCGTCAGCCCCGCCTCCCAGCGCCAAGAAGAAACGCCGCCACTGA
- the LOC135510383 gene encoding E3 ubiquitin-protein ligase TRIM39-like, with product MASLSMTEDQLRCSICLDLFVHPVSTPCGHNFCKSCISDYWDIREAICPLCKETFKKRPDLHVNTFINEIINQFKSAQEDISPHTILPLREPEQGDATDGGVNRKIQARLKKVEEIKSSVEISRASSQKDIEESEQVFTELLRSIERSQADVVGEIQEKQRAVEKQAECLIKELEQEVADLESGNNKQGELRSTPQQICSESSASGGGKTIWGIVSQLEDTFREEMKKVMDKGLKLLKTNAVNVILDPDTAHPFLVLSEDGKQARHVNHWRILPFDLKRFNTSISVLGRTGFSSRRFYFEVQVSGKTDWGLGVARESIDRKGKALPTPAIGYWTLWLTNRYEYSAADDSGSILLSLREKPQKVGVFVDHKEGLVSFYDPEAKAHIYSFTGCSFNEKLFPFLNSSVNDNDKNSAPFVILPVSHRG from the exons atggCGTCTCTCAGCATGACAGAAGACCAGTTGCGCTGTTCCATCTGCCTGGATCTCTTCGTCCACCCTGTCTCCACTCCGTGTGGACACAACTTCTGCAAAT cTTGTATCTCTGACTACTGGGATATCAGGGAAGCCATCTGCCCTCTGTGTAAGGAGACGTTCAAGAAACGTCCTGACCTCCACGTCAACACATTCATTAACGAGATAATCAACCAGTTCAAATCGGCACaggaggacatttctccacaCACCATTTTGCCATTGAGAGAG CCAGAACAGGGGGATGCTACAGATGGAGGAGTGAACAGGAAGATCCAGGCCAGACTGAAGAAGGTGGAGGAGATCAAATCCTCAGTGGAGATCAGCAGA GCTAGTTCACAGAAAGACATAGAGGAAAGTGAACAGGTCTTCACTGAGCTGTTGCGCTCCATTGAGAGGAGCCAGGCTGACGTGGTCGGTGAGATCCAGGAGAAACAGAGAGCTGTGGAGAAACAAGCTGAATGTCTCATCAAGGAGCTGGAACAGGAAGTAGCAGATTTAGAGAGTGGAAATAATAAACAAGGGGAACTCCGTTCCACCCCACAACAG ATCTGTTCTGAGAGCAGTGCTAGCGGTGGTGGAAAAACCATCTGGGGAATTGTGTCCCAACTGGAAGATACCTTCAGAGAGGAGATGAAGAAAGTCATGGATAAAG GGTTGAAATTGCTGAAGACTAATGCAG TGAACGTGATTCTGGACCCCGACACAGCTCATCCTTTCCTTGTTCTGTCTGAGGATGGGAAACAAGCCAGACACGTCAACCATTGGAGGATCCTGCCTTTCGACCTCAAGAGGTTCAATACCAGTATCAGCGTTCTTGGGAGGACAGGGTTCTCCTCCAGGAGATTCTACTTCGAG GTGCAGGTCTCTGGGAAGACTGACTGGGGCCTAGGAGTGGCCAGGGAGTCCATCGACAGGAAGGGGAAGGCACTCCCGACCCCTGCGATTGGCTACTGGACCTTGTGGCTGACCAATAGGTATGAGTACAGTGCTGCAGATGATTCTggctccatcctcctctccctgagAGAGAAGCCCCAGAAGGTGGGGGTGTTTGTGGATCACAAGGAAGGGCTGGTGTCTTTTTACGACCCGGAAGCCAAGGCTCATATCTATTCCTTCACTGGGTGCTCCTTCAATGAGAAACTTTTCCCCTTCCTGAACTCTAGTGTCAATGACAATGATAAAAATTCTGCCCCATTTGTCATTCTGCCTGTCAGTCATAGAGGCTGA